The Hippoglossus hippoglossus isolate fHipHip1 chromosome 2, fHipHip1.pri, whole genome shotgun sequence genome includes a region encoding these proteins:
- the ccdc28a gene encoding coiled-coil domain-containing protein 28A: MEERKLKRKSPRTTSTSTPAPTGGSGRKSSASTGGRRVGSGFNAGTNQKSKRRGVRDKARCQAGSGTKPTQNQGQGAPIIQHSFLTDVSDVQEMEKGLLGLLNDFHSGKLQAFGNECSIGQMEQVREMQEKLARLHFDLYGEVDEMPEDQRKTACDTNMDNLLQNLEELSSSIQKLNLADSQEIPRTASI, translated from the exons ATGGAGGAGCGGAAGCTAAAGAGAAAAAGCCCCAGGACCACCTCCACCAGCACCCCGGCTCCGACCGGGGGCTCTGGCCGGAAGAGCAGCGCTTCCACCGGGGGAAGGCGCGTCGGCTCCGGCTTCAACGCAGGAACCAACCAGAAGAGCAAGAGGAG GGGAGTCAGAGACAAAGCCAGGTGTCAGGCGGGTTCGGGGACTAAACCGACTCAGAACCAGGGCCAAGGGGCACCGATCATCCAGCACTCCTTTCTGACGGATGTGTCGGACGTGCAGGAGATGGAGAAGGGCCTGCTCGGTCTCCTCAATGACTTCCACTCAGGGAAACTACAAGCCTTTG GCAACGAGTGCTCCATCGGCCAGATGGAGCAAGTGAGAGAGATGCAGGAGAAGCTGGCCCGCTTGCACTTTGACCTCTATGGCGAGGTGGACGAGATGCCGGAGGACCAGAGGAAAACGGCCTGTGACACCAACATGGACAATTTACTTCAAAAT CTCGAGGAGCTGAGTTCTTCAAT TCAGAAGCTGAATCTCGCCGATTCCCAAGAGATCCCGAGGACTGCCAGCATAtga